The genomic stretch GAGGATGTGGTTGAGGCGGCCGTGGAGAACAAGGACAGCTTCCAGAAGGAGGACGACACAGCCAATAAGCCTTATTTTCAAATTACGGGCGACGAGAACTGGACAGACTCTGAAGACTCGGATGCTgcggatggcgaggagggtgaggcTGGTGAggcagaggaagaggacgatgactTTCAGACGGCCTACGAGATTCTCGACATGGCACGAGTTCTGCTCTCACGCAAAATCGCCGCGATCGAGGAGTCCAAAGTCGCTGCGAAATCATCGACAGAACTACGAATCCTCCGCGAGCGCCTGGCCGACACACATGACCTCCAAGCAGAGATCTCCCTCGAAAACGAACGCTTCACAGACGCCATTTCCGACACGCGCGACTCTCTCACTCTCaaacaaacactctaccCTGTTGAGTCCAGCCTGGTCGCGGAAGCACACTACAAGCTCTCTCTCGCACTGGAGTTCGCCAGCGTAACCTCCACTTCTGAAAACGCAGATGGTGGTGAGACCGTGGCAGAAGTGAACGAGGAGATGCGCGGCGAGGCAGCattggagatggagaaggcgaTTGCGTCGTGCAGAGCGCGAGTCACGAAGGAGGAGACAGCACTGGCTGAGCTGAAGGACGAGAGCAAGCTGAAGGACGCAAAGGCCGACATCAAAGATGTCAAGGAAATGGTAGCAGACATGGAGCAGCGACTGGAAGACCTCCGCAAGCCAGCGAAGAGTCTGTCGGCGTTGCAGAGTGGAGCGCTGGGTCCAATGGGAGACGGAGGTGCTGACGCAGCGCTGCAAGGCGTGTTGGGAGCGATGCTGGGGGAGAGCAAAGCGGATGCGCAGAAGCGATTGGCGAATGCGACAGCACAAGCGAACGATTTGACCGGCATggtcaagaagaagaaggcgaaaaATGTCGAGCCTGTGGTGGagggcaagggcaagagaAAGGCCATTGATGAGGTGGACGTCGCGGAGGGTTTTACGACGAGCGGAAATGGCAATGGCAATGGGAAGAAGGTGAAGTTCGAGGAACCGGACGTTCAGCCAATCCCTGAGCCAAAGGATGGCATATGAGGGCAGGAGGATTTTCGGGAAGGGTTTCGAGCATGGACATTGCTTTGTCCTTCCTCTTTTGCGGCAACGAGGCGCAATAGACCTGACCGTGAGAGCAGCTGCGACGGCAAGATACCGGCCGACCGCTCGGCATGGGATCTTTCGTCGGCAAGCCTGGCGACGGATGAAGTTCACGATCGAAGGAGGACGATATCGTGCAAACAGTTTGTATGATGTGAGAGATACCCAATACGCCTGATCTTGTTTTCTAGATCTCTCTCGTCTTTTACTTGGCCTGACTCGCTCGGTTGGCTACTTCCTTTCTTTCCCTTGAACACGGGACCTTGCGCGTTTGTCGACGCAGCTGCCCGAAATGTCTGTGTGACCAAACGAAAAAGTTCATCTCCTTTCATGTCCACCTCTTCAATTcaccatcttctccttctcccatTCACCTCGACTCAGAACGACAACACAACGACCTCGATTCTTTCTCACTTCTCTTCACTCCGTTCACCCGCATTCCCTCGGAATCATTATCCTCAAGACATTCCTCACGTCCCACCCAAAATCGACCACAAACTCCTCAACCAGCAACATGCAGATCATCGCCATCACCGCTGTGCTGGCTtccgccatcctctccgTCACCGCGGCACCGCCTCTCCGTCGCGACGAGTGGCAGCCAGCAGACTCGAACCAGGACCCGCCTCAAGTCGCCAACGTGCCTTCGATCACTTCGACGGCGGCAGTCTCATCGACGACTTTCGACAGCGCCGTGACCGACTCGTCATGGGAGCCTGCCGACGATCAGACGTGCATCTACATGACCAGCGCCATCGGCTGGGAGGGTGAGGGCCTGAACTTGTGCAACCCGAGCGGACAGTGCGGTATGCGTGGCTCCATCCATCGATGGCTGACCGAACACTTCACTGACTTCTttccctcctccagcgcccaAACTCCCCGACGGCCTCACCTCCCAAGTCCTCTCCGCCGGCCCCTCTCCGAACGAGATCTGCTTCCTCTACGCCGACGAGAACTGCCAAGGTCAACAATCTCAACCCCTGATCTACCCCGGCTACTCCAACCTCCAGGACATCGGCTTCAACGACACCGCGAAGAGTTGGATGTGCTATAAAATGCAAGGTGTGCGTCTGACCGACGGCGAACCTTCCGAGTCGGTGGTGACATCTACCGTCAATGGGTTGGTCGCGGAGCAGACGACGCCGGGTGGATTGCCAGTCAGCTCGGGGAACGGAGTGCCTACTCAGCAGATTGAGACGACCACGCCGGGAGGCTTGCCGCACAGCACGATTGGCGCGAACAACGTCGCGGAGCAGACGACGCCGGGTGGATTGCCGGTCAGCTCGGGGAACGCAGTGCCTACGCAGCAGATTGAGACGACTACGCCGGGAGGTCTGCCGCACAGCACGATTGGTGCGAATAATGCGCAGGCTACTACTGTGACTATTCCTGGCGATGCGACGACTACAGACGACGGCTCGGTTATCCAGCCTACCGACGTCTCCTCTACTGAGTCTGATGATCCCACCAACACGGCAGACTCGGACGGCTCGCCTACCGCGGAACCGATGACCAACGACGGTGCCAGTGAGACAGATAGCGCTTCAGCTAGTGCAGAGCCAACGACAGACGACGGCGCCAGCGAGACGGACAGCCCTTCATCTACCCCtgacgactcttcgtctcTCCCAGATGACGCACCCGCCGCTACCTTCATGGTGAGGAGTGTGACACACACCTACGCGGATGGCGAGACGGTTTTCACGACTCTGTGAGCTCGACACATACGGCCGCGTCTGTACCGGCGAGCTATGTCTCGAAAGGAGGAAAGAGTGCACTGAAGAGTGCTGCAGCGACTTTTGAATCAGGCTGCCGAAGCGTCGGCAAGCTACCTCAGATACGATAGTCTAACATATCATACCTGCTATGTTATCCTCTGCTCTAtgctctccatctcctcgcgTGTTGTACATGCGCTATGCCTCCGTTGAGCACATCGAGCACATATTATAATGATTTCCCACCTCGCCCTCTTCATCCCACAACCTCATCCCCATCAACCTCCACATTCCCCTCATCCGTCACCATCGCAACCTCACTCCCCAAATCCGCATCGCCAccctccttcttccccttcAACCCGACACTCACCTTCCGCcacccctccctctccccctcaTCCTTGACAAACTCCACCGTAGGAAAGTAATGCTCGTTCCTCTTCAACGTCGCCACCCAAGGAACATTATCAAACGTCATGACCTTCAATCGAAAATAACTATTATCCTCAatcccctcgacctccctctTGAAATCCTCAATCGTCTTGACGGGGCGTCCATTCACCGCCATGATGAAGTTCGTCGGCGCTAAACCATACATATACGCCGGACTTCCGCGGAAACGGGCGGAGACGTAGATGTCTGAGTGAAGTTTGCTGATTTGTTGGCGTACAGCGTGGtgagggcggtggaggataGCGCCgcagaagacgaggaggtggGAAGTTTCGAGCGATTCGGTGGGGACGGTGGGGACCGTGAGGGTAAGGGGTTGTTGGGCGCGGATGACGTGCGCGGTgagcgagggagaggtgtaCATCAGGTCCATGTCGGAGACGCGGGTGATGAGGCGGTCGTTGAGGGTGAGGATGATgtcgccttcttcgaaggaggtggtgttggatGCAGGGGAGGTGGAAGGAGGGAGGTCTTGGTCGGCGGCACCGGCGTCGGCATCGACTTTGCGGACCATGAAGAGTTGGTGGCGTTGCGGGTCTTCTCGCTCGACGCGTTCGATCCATTCTTCCGAGACGCCCATGATGCGGGATTGGGACATTTGGACAGTTTGGGTTTCGAGATTGAGGATGCGGAGGTTGGGTTTGGCGCCGCTTCGGACTTGTTCGACGACGGGGAGGAGAGCGGGGACTGCGAACCCGAGGTGGTATTCGACGTCTTTGCTGTTGTGGGGATTGCGCTCACCCAGGTAGGTCAACCAAAGGGCTTGGACGGTGCCATCTTCAGCGATGAGCACGCCACTGCCGCACTGGCTGCTGAGGGACGTGTCCACGGTGATGGCGTCCAGGTTGACGGCACGGTAGCGAGGTGTCGAGGCGCTGGCAGGGATGGCAACAGTCGTGATATCGGTGACCGCAGTCTTCGCCACAACAGGTCGTAGATTCTGGttgaagccgaagaagatggtCTCCTCTCCCTGCTTGATCGATTTCGTGGCGAGCTTGGCCGACTTCACTGGAGCGTCGACCAGCTTGGGGTCGTACTGGATGATGGCGTAATTCTGAAGAGGATGCAAGAAGACCACTTTGCCCTCCACGATGATCGAGTCGGCGATGGTGATCGAGATATCGCACATGTCGTAGGGAACGATCGCGCGGGACACCACGACCAGGCCCTTCTCCGCATCAATCACCAGACCGAAGCCAATCTTTCGTGCTTTCGGGAAGCCATCGATCTTGACGGGAAGGCTTGTGGATACTCGGACGAAAGACTGAACGATTGACACGGCAGCCTTATGTTGCGCGCCCTCCATCGAAATGAAATTGGCTTTTCTCGGCACCGGGTCCGCTGGTGGAAGAGGCTCGCTCAAATCGGTAAAGTCCCACAGACCAGTCTCATCATTGCGCACAGCCATTCGCATGTTCTTATGCCAATGGCGGTCGACAAGCATGATGCTGGTGTTGAGGGTGTGCATATCGCGGAGATGCTTGTAACGCACGACCACCCTGGCACGATCAGGGATGTTTTTCATGACTTCGATAAATGTGTCGAGGTCGGGGGTTGGCTTCTGATCGATGGACTGCACCAACCAGCCGTATTCTGATCCGTCAAACCGGAACGAGCCTGATGCCTCGCAGCAGTACACTCCTGCATCCTGGATTGCAATCGCGTACAGACGTGCTTGTTGGTAAGACAGATTGTGGAAAGAAGCTCCTGCGACTGACACGAATCGATCCGGTGTGATGGCGTGCAGGTCACCCACACTCAGCTCGACCTCCAtatcctctcctcctcgttgaATCAACAGCTTGACCTGGCCTCCCACGCTGCTGTCCAGTATATCGTCCAGGCGGACGAACTGTGTGAGCAGCTCACCATTGACCTTCAACAGGacgtctccctcctcgagCTTCTGGTGTCCAGGTCCCTTCGGCAAGACGACCTCTGCCACCAGCATACCCGTCTCTTTCGGGAACTGCTTTCGTACTTGGTCCTCCCATTTGCTGGTCAGTCCCAATCTACGACACTCGTCGAATGCCTTGAGTATCCACTGTGTCTGAATCGTCCCTCTTTCGACTGGCTTTCCAGCTCTTATACATTCCAGTGCTCGCAGTGGTCTGTCCAAGGGGAGGAAGTAATCCGTCGCAGCTCCATCGGCTCTTCCACCCGCCTGTAGCGCCACCGCAAATCCATCAATGTTCACCACCGGCGAGCCTGAAGATCCACCtgaagccgccgccgcagcctGAATGTAATTCGTGTTGAAGTCACTGTATCCTTCTCCATACTCCGGCGCATTTCTATCCAACCTTGAAATCACACCCGACAAAATACTGAGCTTTTCACCTGCGTCGTTTCCCACCACTCTGATTTCAGATCCAACTTTTGCAAGGTCCGGTCGCAGGACGAGGGATGCCAATGGCATGTACTTGATCGCCTTTGGGTCGAAGCGCAGAATACCAAAGTCGTGGACAGGATCGCGGTAGACTGGGTAGACATCGCATTCCTCGTGGTTATCAAAGATACAGTAACCCCAGAACGGCCCTGCTCCAACCACGTGGCGGTTGGTGAGAATGTATCCGCGCTCGGCATCCACCACGAAACCGGTTGCCTCGCTTGATATGGCCGAGTCCGTGTCGAAAGAGCATGTTTGACAGAAATGAATGCTGACGACATTGCGCACGACCTTTTCAATCGTCGCCTGCCATTCTGCTGTATCGGCGGTGGCTATGGCCGGTATTAAAGgaccctcgtcctcgtccatctCATCCTGCTCAGGCGAATCGTAGCCGTTCGGGGTATCCGCAGCAGAGGTCACCACGCCATTGCCCAATCCTTTTGAGCTCCCATTCTCCATATCTGCAGGTTCTGGTCTTCGCACTTGTTTCGCAGGTCGATCTGAGGCTGTGGAACTCGGAGGTTGCTTTCGCTTGGGGGCGTGCTCCATTGCAAGGGATCGGGAGGTGGGTAATGTAGGTCTATGGCGAAGGTAACGCAGAGATCTGGAGATGTGTTGGCTGTTTGCGTAGGACGATGTCTGCGATGCGCGGAT from Zymoseptoria tritici IPO323 chromosome 6, whole genome shotgun sequence encodes the following:
- the MgTLP1 gene encoding Peptidase, trypsin-like protein (. Contains match to PFAM PF00089 domain (trypsin).), yielding MEHAPKRKQPPSSTASDRPAKQVRRPEPADMENGSSKGLGNGVVTSAADTPNGYDSPEQDEMDEDEGPLIPAIATADTAEWQATIEKVVRNVVSIHFCQTCSFDTDSAISSEATGFVVDAERGYILTNRHVVGAGPFWGYCIFDNHEECDVYPVYRDPVHDFGILRFDPKAIKYMPLASLVLRPDLAKVGSEIRVVGNDAGEKLSILSGVISRLDRNAPEYGEGYSDFNTNYIQAAAAASGGSSGSPVVNIDGFAVALQAGGRADGAATDYFLPLDRPLRALECIRAGKPVERGTIQTQWILKAFDECRRLGLTSKWEDQVRKQFPKETGMLVAEVVLPKGPGHQKLEEGDVLLKVNGELLTQFVRLDDILDSSVGGQVKLLIQRGGEDMEVELSVGDLHAITPDRFVSVAGASFHNLSYQQARLYAIAIQDAGVYCCEASGSFRFDGSEYGWLVQSIDQKPTPDLDTFIEVMKNIPDRARVVVRYKHLRDMHTLNTSIMLVDRHWHKNMRMAVRNDETGLWDFTDLSEPLPPADPVPRKANFISMEGAQHKAAVSIVQSFVRVSTSLPVKIDGFPKARKIGFGLVIDAEKGLVVVSRAIVPYDMCDISITIADSIIVEGKVVFLHPLQNYAIIQYDPKLVDAPVKSAKLATKSIKQGEETIFFGFNQNLRPVVAKTAVTDITTVAIPASASTPRYRAVNLDAITVDTSLSSQCGSGVLIAEDGTVQALWLTYLGERNPHNSKDVEYHLGFAVPALLPVVEQVRSGAKPNLRILNLETQTVQMSQSRIMGVSEEWIERVEREDPQRHQLFMVRKVDADAGAADQDLPPSTSPASNTTSFEEGDIILTLNDRLITRVSDMDLMYTSPSLTAHVIRAQQPLTLTVPTVPTESLETSHLLVFCGAILHRPHHAVRQQISKLHSDIYVSARFRGSPAYMYGLAPTNFIMAVNGRPVKTIEDFKREVEGIEDNSYFRLKVMTFDNVPWVATLKRNEHYFPTVEFVKDEGEREGWRKVSVGLKGKKEGGDADLGSEVAMVTDEGNVEVDGDEVVG